One Crocosphaera sp. UHCC 0190 DNA window includes the following coding sequences:
- the rpmB gene encoding 50S ribosomal protein L28 translates to MSRKCQLTGKKANNAFAVSHSHRRTKKLQEANLQWKRVWWPEGNRWVRLHISTKAIKTLQRKGLNAMAKEAGINLNKM, encoded by the coding sequence ATGTCCCGTAAATGCCAGCTAACCGGAAAAAAGGCGAATAACGCTTTTGCTGTCTCCCACTCTCACCGTCGCACCAAAAAACTACAAGAAGCTAACCTACAATGGAAACGAGTTTGGTGGCCAGAAGGCAACCGTTGGGTTAGATTACACATTTCTACCAAAGCCATTAAAACCCTACAAAGGAAAGGGTTAAACGCTATGGCCAAAGAAGCTGGAATTAACTTAAATAAAATGTAA
- a CDS encoding thioredoxin family protein gives MSELVSANRVRNILIAFAAITLSIAIFFGFQTQTGSVSLEAQAQAATPIEVALNNGKPTLTEFYANWCTSCQAMAPELAQLKQKYEKSVNFVMLNVDNSKWLPEILRYRVDGIPHFVFIDDTGEAIAQTLGEQPPSVMEANLDALIAHQILPYAYSTGQTSDFNTPVNTPSGDPRSHGAQVQS, from the coding sequence ATGTCTGAACTTGTTAGTGCTAACCGCGTTAGAAATATCTTAATTGCTTTTGCTGCTATTACCCTTAGTATAGCGATCTTTTTTGGCTTTCAAACCCAAACAGGTTCCGTTTCTTTAGAGGCACAAGCACAAGCAGCAACCCCGATAGAAGTCGCTTTAAACAACGGCAAACCCACCTTAACGGAATTTTATGCCAATTGGTGTACCAGTTGCCAAGCTATGGCCCCAGAATTAGCCCAACTAAAACAAAAATATGAGAAATCAGTTAATTTTGTGATGTTAAATGTAGATAATAGTAAATGGTTGCCGGAAATTCTCCGTTATCGGGTTGATGGTATTCCCCACTTTGTTTTTATTGATGATACTGGAGAGGCGATCGCTCAAACCCTTGGGGAACAACCTCCCTCGGTGATGGAAGCAAATTTAGATGCCTTAATTGCTCATCAAATCTTGCCCTACGCCTATTCTACGGGCCAAACCTCGGACTTTAATACCCCTGTTAATACTCCTTCTGGTGATCCTCGTAGTCATGGGGCCCAAGTTCAATCTTAG
- a CDS encoding LysR family transcriptional regulator, translating to MDKFASLRAFTQVVEFGGFAAAARAMGLSRSAVNKLVINLENDLGVQLLHRSTRRVNPTATGMAFYERCLNILADLEEAEIAVSQLQVEPKGIFRVNAPMSFGTMYLTPILSQFMLNYPALRVQLTLEDRLIDPIAEGYDLVIRIAHPPKSESLIVQNIAPIRRILCASPAYLDTHSIPSHPSELREHSCLHYGYLASGNQWQLMGPDGEHTILIKSLLCSNNGEVLREAAIQGLGITLLPIFMIDFALQKQQLVIILPDYYPPDIDICVIYPAQRHLSIKVRLFSEILQNHLGQLFTKLTPQSC from the coding sequence ATGGATAAGTTTGCAAGTCTTCGCGCCTTCACCCAAGTGGTTGAATTTGGGGGGTTTGCGGCAGCGGCCCGAGCAATGGGGTTATCTCGTTCTGCGGTCAATAAATTGGTGATTAACCTAGAAAATGACCTGGGGGTACAGTTACTTCATCGTAGTACAAGACGAGTTAATCCGACTGCAACAGGAATGGCTTTTTATGAGCGATGTCTGAACATTTTAGCGGATTTAGAAGAAGCAGAAATTGCAGTTTCTCAGCTACAAGTTGAACCAAAAGGAATATTTAGAGTCAATGCGCCGATGTCTTTTGGGACTATGTATTTAACCCCTATTTTATCACAATTTATGTTAAATTATCCTGCTTTAAGAGTCCAGTTAACCTTAGAAGATCGTTTAATTGATCCTATTGCTGAAGGCTATGATCTGGTAATTCGGATTGCTCATCCCCCGAAATCTGAAAGTTTAATTGTTCAAAATATCGCCCCAATTAGACGTATCTTATGCGCTTCTCCTGCTTATTTAGATACTCATTCTATCCCATCTCATCCTTCAGAATTACGGGAGCATTCTTGTTTACATTATGGTTATTTAGCTAGTGGTAATCAATGGCAATTAATGGGGCCAGATGGAGAACATACCATTTTAATTAAAAGTCTTTTATGTTCTAATAATGGGGAAGTTTTAAGGGAAGCTGCTATACAAGGATTAGGTATTACTTTGTTACCTATTTTCATGATTGATTTTGCTCTTCAAAAACAGCAATTGGTGATAATATTACCTGATTATTATCCACCAGACATTGATATTTGTGTCATCTATCCTGCCCAGCGTCATTTATCAATTAAAGTCAGATTATTTAGTGAAATCTTACAAAATCATTTGGGACAATTATTTACAAAATTAACCCCGCAATCTTGTTAA
- a CDS encoding pirin family protein, producing the protein MITVRPSQERGMANFGWLDSRHSFSFGQYYDPNYVGFGTLRVINEDKVTPGAGFATHPHRNMEIITYIIDGALEHKDSMGNGSIIRPGDVQRMSAGTGIKHSEFNPSQTDPVHLLQIWIIPDTEGLTPSYEQKHFFPTEKEGKLSLIASQDGREGSVTIHQAVDLYTTQLKEGQTVQSSLKKGRGAWVQVIKGSVQLGDFQLYAGDGAAIMHIDEITLTGLSELAEVLLFELPEPISV; encoded by the coding sequence ATGATTACAGTGCGTCCGTCACAAGAGCGAGGAATGGCTAACTTTGGCTGGCTAGATAGTCGTCATAGCTTTTCCTTTGGTCAATATTACGATCCCAATTATGTAGGGTTTGGGACGCTACGGGTGATCAATGAAGACAAAGTGACACCAGGGGCCGGATTTGCCACCCATCCCCATCGCAATATGGAAATTATCACCTATATTATTGATGGGGCCTTAGAACATAAAGACAGCATGGGCAATGGCTCAATTATTCGTCCTGGGGATGTACAGCGAATGAGCGCAGGGACGGGAATTAAACATAGTGAATTTAATCCTTCTCAGACAGATCCCGTTCATTTACTGCAAATTTGGATTATTCCAGATACAGAAGGTTTAACCCCTAGTTATGAACAAAAACACTTCTTCCCCACCGAAAAAGAAGGAAAACTCTCTCTTATTGCTTCCCAAGATGGAAGAGAAGGCTCTGTCACCATTCATCAAGCTGTAGACTTATATACAACTCAGTTAAAGGAAGGCCAAACCGTTCAATCTTCGTTAAAAAAGGGGCGGGGTGCTTGGGTTCAAGTGATTAAAGGATCAGTACAATTAGGCGATTTTCAACTCTATGCAGGAGATGGGGCCGCCATTATGCACATAGATGAAATCACCCTGACAGGATTATCTGAATTAGCTGAAGTATTATTATTTGAGCTTCCTGAACCCATCAGCGTCTGA
- the hemL gene encoding glutamate-1-semialdehyde 2,1-aminomutase, with the protein MVSTTSLKTTKSEEIFAAAQKLMPGGVSSPVRAFKSVGGQPIVFDRVKGAYIWDVDGNQYIDYVGTWGPAICGHAHPDVITALHEALEKGTSFGAPSVLENVLAEMVIDAVPSIEMVRFVNSGTEACMSVLRLIRAFTGRDKIIKFEGCYHGHADMFLVKAGSGVATLGLPDSPGVPKSTTSNTLNAPYNDLEAVKTLFAENPDQIAGVILEPVVGNSGFIVPDAGFLEGLRELTKEYGALLVFDEVMTGFRLAYGGAQQKFGVTPDLTTLGKVIGGGLPVGAYGGRKDIMSMVAPAGPMYQAGTLSGNPLAMTAGIKTLELLQKPGTYDYLDRITQKLSEGLLKVAKETGHNVCGGYVGAMFGLFFTEGPVRNYEDAKKSDLAKFGRFHRGMLERGVYLAPSQFEAGFTSLAHTEDDIERTLTAAKEVLATL; encoded by the coding sequence TTGGTTAGCACAACATCATTGAAAACCACCAAATCGGAAGAAATCTTTGCCGCTGCTCAAAAATTAATGCCAGGGGGGGTTAGTTCTCCGGTAAGAGCATTTAAGTCTGTCGGTGGACAACCCATCGTCTTTGATCGAGTCAAAGGGGCTTATATTTGGGATGTAGACGGCAATCAGTACATTGATTATGTAGGAACCTGGGGCCCCGCCATTTGTGGCCACGCTCATCCTGACGTCATTACGGCACTTCATGAGGCACTAGAAAAGGGAACCAGTTTCGGGGCCCCTTCTGTGTTAGAAAATGTCCTAGCAGAAATGGTCATTGATGCGGTTCCGAGCATTGAAATGGTGCGTTTTGTCAATTCAGGTACGGAAGCTTGTATGTCCGTTCTGCGCTTGATTAGAGCTTTTACAGGACGGGATAAAATCATCAAGTTTGAAGGCTGTTATCACGGCCACGCTGATATGTTTTTGGTTAAGGCCGGTTCCGGGGTTGCAACCCTTGGTTTACCGGACTCTCCTGGGGTTCCTAAAAGCACGACCAGCAACACCCTGAACGCTCCCTATAATGATTTAGAAGCGGTTAAAACCCTCTTTGCTGAAAATCCCGATCAGATTGCAGGGGTTATTTTAGAACCCGTTGTCGGTAATTCTGGTTTTATTGTCCCTGATGCGGGCTTTTTAGAGGGATTACGGGAATTAACCAAAGAATATGGGGCTTTACTGGTATTTGATGAAGTGATGACGGGTTTTCGTCTTGCTTATGGTGGGGCCCAACAAAAATTTGGTGTCACCCCTGATTTAACTACCCTCGGCAAAGTGATCGGCGGTGGTTTGCCTGTGGGAGCCTATGGGGGACGTAAAGATATTATGTCTATGGTGGCCCCGGCTGGTCCCATGTATCAAGCGGGAACCTTATCAGGAAACCCTTTGGCCATGACAGCAGGGATTAAAACTCTGGAATTGCTGCAAAAACCAGGAACTTATGACTATTTAGACCGCATTACCCAGAAATTAAGTGAAGGGTTGTTAAAGGTTGCCAAAGAGACTGGTCATAATGTTTGTGGGGGCTATGTTGGGGCAATGTTTGGCTTATTCTTTACGGAAGGGCCAGTTCGTAACTATGAGGATGCGAAAAAATCAGATCTCGCTAAATTCGGGCGTTTCCATCGGGGAATGTTAGAACGGGGTGTTTATCTTGCTCCGTCTCAATTTGAGGCTGGATTTACTTCCCTAGCTCATACAGAAGACGATATCGAACGCACCTTAACGGCAGCAAAAGAAGTTCTAGCAACACTGTAA
- a CDS encoding DM13 domain-containing protein, translating to MIFSQKTQLLLATGLVSALILGSSFSTTTTSVNAAEEFQVNLPILMAQNTPVVKMGTFVKAEAPTTGVARIVRENGQTYLELDSAFSTTDQAPDLHVLLDPDATPPKSYSNSNMNRFVNLGKLHNAKGAQRYPIPSAIQTSGFKSVVIWCRMANATMGYATLK from the coding sequence ATGATCTTCTCACAAAAAACTCAACTTCTTCTCGCCACTGGCTTAGTTTCTGCCTTGATTCTTGGTAGTAGCTTCTCTACAACCACAACCTCTGTTAATGCGGCTGAAGAATTTCAAGTTAATCTTCCTATCCTCATGGCCCAAAACACTCCTGTCGTTAAGATGGGAACCTTCGTTAAAGCTGAAGCTCCCACAACGGGAGTAGCCAGAATTGTCAGGGAAAACGGACAAACCTATTTGGAGCTAGACTCAGCCTTCAGTACCACCGATCAAGCCCCTGATCTGCACGTACTACTTGATCCCGATGCAACCCCTCCCAAATCTTACTCTAACTCTAATATGAATCGTTTTGTCAATTTAGGGAAGTTACACAACGCAAAAGGGGCGCAACGTTATCCTATTCCTAGTGCTATTCAAACTTCAGGCTTCAAGTCAGTGGTTATCTGGTGTCGTATGGCTAATGCCACCATGGGTTACGCTACCCTTAAATAA
- a CDS encoding peroxiredoxin, which yields MALQLGDIVPDFTQETSQGNVSFHEWAGDSWVVLFSHPADYTPVCTTELGTVASLKPEFDKRNVKVIALSVDSVDSHQGWINDINETQNTTVNYPIIADPDRKVADLYGMIHPNSLNNLTVRSVFIIDPNKKLRLTLTYPASTGRNFDEILRVIDSLQLTDYHQVATPANWKDGDDCVVVPSIPTEEAKQKFPKGVTEVKPYLRMTPQPNK from the coding sequence ATGGCTCTTCAACTCGGAGATATTGTACCTGATTTTACCCAAGAAACTAGCCAAGGCAACGTTTCTTTCCATGAATGGGCCGGAGATAGCTGGGTTGTGCTGTTTTCCCATCCCGCCGATTATACCCCCGTTTGCACCACTGAATTAGGGACAGTAGCTAGTCTCAAACCCGAATTTGACAAACGTAACGTTAAAGTGATCGCTTTGAGTGTGGATAGTGTAGACTCCCATCAAGGTTGGATTAACGACATCAACGAAACCCAAAACACCACGGTCAACTATCCCATTATTGCCGATCCCGATCGCAAGGTGGCAGACTTATATGGGATGATTCACCCCAACTCTCTCAATAACCTAACCGTGCGTTCCGTGTTTATTATTGATCCTAACAAGAAATTACGGCTAACCTTGACCTATCCTGCTAGTACAGGACGGAATTTTGATGAAATTTTGCGGGTAATTGATTCTCTGCAATTAACCGATTATCATCAAGTTGCCACCCCTGCCAACTGGAAAGATGGAGATGATTGTGTGGTTGTTCCCTCCATTCCCACAGAAGAAGCAAAACAGAAGTTTCCCAAAGGTGTTACCGAAGTTAAACCCTATTTACGCATGACCCCCCAACCCAACAAATAG
- a CDS encoding iron-containing alcohol dehydrogenase family protein translates to MSSKTAKISSSVTTKITPLFVSPAQIIKGQGILSQTGSAIARLGKRPLVVGGNNTLSVISPHLNPIFKQFKLTAAQATYSPDCSENSLETLTTATKEHQADFIIGVGGGKALDTAKLLAHQQQLPIVTIPTSGATCAAWTALSNIYSNEGAFQYDVPLLRCPDLLILDYDIVKTAPKRTLIAGIGDAIAKWYEASVSSGNSTATLTIAAVQQARILRDILLQKSAAALENPGGEDWCEVVDATVLLAGVIGGLGGANCRTVAAHAVHNGLTHIPAAHEALHGEKVAYGILVQLRLEEMIQGNQLAASSRQQLLKFYEEIGLPKTPEDLGLGEVTLNQLRQAAKITCHPNSDIHRLPFSVSPEQLLGAMVSTKAEILVNKTQVNS, encoded by the coding sequence ATGTCGTCAAAAACCGCGAAAATCTCATCATCAGTTACCACCAAGATCACACCCCTCTTCGTCTCTCCTGCTCAAATTATCAAAGGACAGGGTATTCTATCCCAAACAGGAAGTGCAATTGCTCGTTTAGGGAAACGTCCCTTAGTGGTAGGCGGAAATAACACCCTTTCTGTGATTTCCCCCCATTTAAACCCCATTTTTAAACAATTTAAACTTACTGCTGCCCAAGCAACCTATAGCCCAGACTGTTCAGAAAATTCTTTAGAAACTCTTACCACAGCCACCAAGGAACATCAAGCCGATTTTATCATAGGAGTGGGGGGTGGAAAAGCCCTTGATACCGCTAAATTATTAGCCCACCAGCAACAACTCCCCATTGTTACTATTCCCACCTCAGGGGCAACTTGTGCCGCTTGGACAGCCTTATCTAATATTTATTCTAACGAGGGAGCCTTTCAATATGATGTTCCCTTATTGCGTTGTCCTGACTTACTAATTTTAGACTACGATATTGTTAAAACCGCCCCTAAACGGACATTAATTGCCGGAATTGGAGATGCGATCGCCAAATGGTATGAAGCATCCGTTAGTAGTGGTAATTCTACCGCAACCTTAACGATTGCGGCAGTGCAACAGGCCAGAATTTTACGAGATATTTTATTACAAAAATCAGCAGCGGCCTTAGAAAACCCTGGTGGGGAAGACTGGTGTGAAGTGGTAGATGCAACGGTATTATTAGCGGGAGTAATTGGAGGTTTAGGGGGTGCAAATTGTCGCACAGTAGCGGCCCATGCTGTCCATAATGGTTTAACCCATATTCCGGCGGCCCATGAAGCATTACATGGGGAAAAAGTAGCTTATGGTATTCTCGTTCAATTACGCCTAGAAGAGATGATACAAGGGAATCAATTAGCCGCCTCTTCTCGACAGCAATTGTTGAAATTTTATGAAGAAATTGGCTTACCAAAAACCCCAGAAGATTTAGGATTAGGAGAGGTGACGTTAAATCAATTACGTCAAGCAGCCAAAATTACCTGTCATCCTAATTCAGATATTCATCGCTTACCCTTCTCGGTTTCTCCTGAACAATTATTAGGGGCCATGGTGTCTACAAAAGCAGAAATTTTGGTGAATAAAACTCAAGTAAACTCTTGA
- a CDS encoding glycosyltransferase: MLNESLLPVPTGPLQIAEIPKTLEGFDNNVLKFSLVLPTYNEAGNIADIVKILSELLDRSIPGEYELIVVDDNSPDQTWKLALELIPDYPQLRVMRRVEEKGLSTAVIRGWQGARGEVLGVIDADLQHPPEVLEQLLQEMGKGADLAVASRHVEGGGVSEWSVIRRFLSRGAQMLGLMILPEVIGRLSDPMSGYFMVRRSAIAGKTLSPVGYKILIEVTARGKIRWLAEAGYVFRERQAGESKVTWKQYIEYLQHLVRLRLSLSARFIQFCLVGLSGVVVDMGFLFLLSDASTLGLPLTRSKIIAGELAIINNFIWNDFWTFRDISRLQPGKRQRVKRLIKFNIVCLAGLVLNVLLLNIFFNVFQLNKYLANFLAIACVTLWNFWFNLKLSWRVTEVDK; this comes from the coding sequence ATGCTCAATGAATCTTTATTGCCTGTTCCTACTGGCCCATTACAAATTGCGGAAATCCCAAAAACCCTAGAAGGTTTTGATAATAATGTCCTCAAATTTTCTTTAGTGCTTCCGACTTATAATGAGGCGGGTAATATTGCTGATATTGTCAAAATTTTAAGTGAATTACTTGATCGCTCCATTCCAGGGGAGTATGAATTGATCGTTGTGGATGATAATAGCCCCGATCAAACTTGGAAATTAGCCCTAGAATTAATCCCTGATTATCCTCAATTACGAGTCATGCGTCGGGTAGAAGAAAAAGGACTCTCCACTGCGGTAATTCGCGGTTGGCAAGGGGCCAGAGGGGAAGTTTTAGGAGTAATTGATGCAGATTTACAACATCCCCCCGAAGTCTTAGAACAACTGTTACAAGAAATGGGAAAAGGGGCTGATTTAGCCGTAGCAAGTCGTCACGTTGAAGGGGGTGGAGTCAGTGAATGGAGTGTTATCCGCCGTTTCCTCTCCCGTGGGGCGCAAATGTTAGGGTTAATGATTCTTCCTGAAGTCATTGGCCGTTTGTCTGACCCCATGAGTGGTTATTTTATGGTACGTCGTAGCGCGATCGCGGGCAAAACTTTAAGTCCGGTTGGCTATAAAATTCTGATTGAAGTGACAGCAAGGGGTAAAATTCGTTGGTTAGCTGAAGCAGGTTATGTGTTTCGAGAACGTCAGGCAGGGGAAAGTAAAGTCACCTGGAAACAATATATCGAATATCTGCAACATCTTGTCAGGTTACGTTTATCTTTATCCGCCCGTTTTATTCAGTTTTGTTTGGTGGGATTAAGTGGTGTCGTGGTTGACATGGGGTTTCTTTTTCTATTAAGTGATGCCAGTACCCTAGGATTACCCCTAACTCGCAGTAAAATCATTGCTGGAGAATTGGCGATTATTAATAATTTTATTTGGAATGATTTTTGGACATTTAGAGATATTTCTCGTCTTCAACCTGGAAAGCGTCAGCGAGTGAAACGGTTAATTAAGTTTAATATTGTTTGTTTAGCGGGATTGGTTCTGAATGTTTTACTGTTGAATATCTTTTTTAATGTTTTTCAGTTAAATAAATATTTAGCTAATTTCTTAGCGATCGCTTGTGTCACTCTCTGGAATTTCTGGTTTAATTTAAAGTTAAGTTGGCGAGTCACTGAAGTAGATAAATGA
- a CDS encoding NIL domain-containing protein has translation MKKRVTLTFPKRTVHMPLTYRLAKEFNIAANIIRAQVAPNQVGKLVLELLGDIDAIEAALEWMRSQEIGVSLASREIVIDEDKCVDCGLCTGLCPTEALVLDPETFKLVFKRSRCVVCEQCIPACPVQAISTNF, from the coding sequence ATGAAAAAACGAGTAACCCTAACCTTTCCCAAACGAACGGTTCATATGCCCTTAACCTATCGTTTAGCCAAAGAGTTTAACATTGCAGCCAATATTATTCGGGCCCAAGTTGCCCCCAATCAAGTGGGAAAATTAGTCTTAGAATTATTAGGGGATATTGATGCGATTGAGGCCGCCCTAGAATGGATGCGATCGCAAGAAATCGGGGTATCCTTAGCCAGTCGAGAAATTGTCATTGATGAAGATAAATGTGTAGACTGTGGCTTATGTACAGGATTATGTCCGACAGAAGCCCTAGTGCTTGATCCAGAGACATTCAAGTTAGTCTTTAAGCGATCGCGTTGTGTGGTTTGCGAACAATGTATTCCCGCCTGTCCCGTTCAGGCCATTTCTACGAATTTTTGA
- a CDS encoding DGQHR domain-containing protein, with amino-acid sequence MDQNLTRQLLHQDTEEKEALALLLERHLSRQEQIFVQKTQMGNTQGYLGSVSLEWLASRVRFASQLPLFRRKYDPITDNIIRDAETVEELQQRPLDWSRQSHLAQYLAVVRNHKFPPVLVVISSEWVNDPHAVEWGSERRALVSVDDFTSLDKQDRMGLINIGEDYSIFALDGQHRLMGIQGLMELLKTGRLEVYNKYKKATGSVITIDDLIEEYHLDVASLQSLSQEKIGIEFIPAVMQGETYEEARRRVRTIFVHVNRMAIALSKGQLVLLNEDDGFAIISRRLAITHFLLKDRDEHDWNPRVNWDSATISNKSTVLTTLQALQDMAEGYLGDKFSHWKNKDKKNLIALRPDDQEIEEGLEDLQELFDYLASLPSYRQLEQGVKSFELRRFSHEKGGGEGNMLFRPVGQIALMQALGFLVFRKEFDLKSIFEKLIYFDEIGGFSNMEKSQSLWYGVLYDPMKKRIQVAGKKLASRLFIYLLGGVNDEFEKAEIRQALAEARTIKDAATNQEKTIDFQGKFVKPRSVGLPNIL; translated from the coding sequence ATGGATCAAAATCTTACGCGCCAACTTTTGCACCAAGATACGGAAGAAAAAGAAGCTCTCGCCTTACTTTTAGAACGTCATTTATCCCGTCAAGAGCAAATTTTTGTCCAGAAAACCCAGATGGGCAACACTCAAGGTTATCTGGGTTCTGTTTCTTTAGAATGGTTAGCTAGTCGCGTTCGTTTTGCTTCTCAACTGCCTTTGTTTCGGCGCAAATATGATCCGATTACTGATAATATTATTAGAGATGCAGAAACCGTTGAAGAATTACAACAACGTCCCTTAGATTGGTCACGGCAATCACATTTGGCGCAATATTTAGCCGTTGTTAGAAACCATAAATTTCCTCCTGTTTTAGTGGTTATTAGTAGTGAATGGGTGAATGATCCTCATGCAGTAGAATGGGGCAGCGAACGCCGCGCTTTAGTGAGTGTGGATGACTTTACCTCCTTAGATAAACAAGATAGAATGGGATTGATCAATATTGGAGAAGATTATTCTATTTTTGCCCTAGATGGACAGCATCGATTGATGGGAATACAAGGGTTAATGGAATTGTTGAAAACTGGAAGATTAGAGGTTTATAATAAGTATAAAAAAGCCACGGGTTCCGTTATTACTATTGATGATTTAATTGAAGAATATCATCTAGATGTAGCATCTTTACAAAGTTTATCTCAAGAAAAGATTGGCATTGAATTTATTCCTGCTGTTATGCAAGGAGAAACCTATGAAGAAGCGAGAAGACGGGTAAGAACAATTTTTGTTCATGTTAACCGCATGGCCATTGCTTTAAGTAAAGGACAGTTAGTTTTATTGAATGAAGATGATGGTTTTGCAATTATTTCTCGCCGACTTGCGATTACTCATTTTCTGTTAAAAGATCGAGATGAACATGACTGGAACCCCCGCGTAAATTGGGATAGTGCAACCATTTCTAATAAGTCAACAGTTTTGACAACTTTGCAAGCTTTACAAGATATGGCAGAAGGGTATTTAGGTGATAAATTTTCTCATTGGAAAAATAAAGATAAAAAGAATTTAATTGCTTTACGTCCTGATGATCAAGAAATAGAAGAAGGGTTAGAAGATTTACAGGAATTATTTGATTATTTAGCTTCTTTACCCAGTTATCGTCAATTAGAACAAGGGGTAAAAAGCTTTGAATTGAGACGTTTTAGTCATGAAAAAGGGGGAGGTGAAGGAAATATGCTGTTTCGTCCTGTGGGACAAATTGCTTTAATGCAAGCCTTGGGATTTTTGGTATTTCGGAAAGAATTTGATCTAAAAAGTATCTTTGAAAAGTTAATATATTTCGATGAAATTGGGGGATTTAGTAATATGGAAAAATCCCAATCTTTATGGTATGGTGTACTTTACGATCCGATGAAAAAACGGATTCAAGTAGCGGGTAAAAAATTGGCCAGTCGCCTGTTTATTTATTTATTAGGAGGAGTGAATGATGAATTTGAAAAGGCAGAAATTCGCCAGGCATTAGCGGAAGCAAGAACGATTAAAGATGCCGCAACGAATCAAGAAAAAACGATTGATTTTCAAGGAAAGTTTGTTAAACCGAGAAGTGTCGGATTACCTAATATTTTATGA
- a CDS encoding alpha/beta fold hydrolase, with product MTTSELINPNALESYYWHWQGHRIKYTVKGQGEPILLIHGFGASIGHWRKNIPSLSQENYQVYGLDLLGFGGSDKPQLDYTVELWRDLIRDFWQAHINKPTVFVGNSIGGLLTLMILANYPEISKGGVLINCAGGLNHRPDELNFPLRFIMGTFAKLVSSPVTGKFIFNTIRQKQRIRRTLYQVYCDRNAVTDELVDILYQPSCDPGAQKVFASVLTAPPGPHPRELLPQIEQPLLVLWGTDDPWTPITGSKMYQERAENVHHTEFYPIPKAGHCPHDENPHQVNELMLNWLNRL from the coding sequence ATGACGACATCAGAACTGATCAACCCTAACGCCTTGGAAAGCTACTATTGGCATTGGCAGGGACACCGTATTAAATACACAGTTAAGGGGCAAGGTGAACCCATTCTTTTAATTCACGGATTTGGCGCATCTATCGGTCATTGGCGCAAAAATATTCCCTCCCTTTCCCAAGAAAACTATCAAGTCTATGGGTTAGATTTGTTAGGATTTGGGGGATCGGACAAGCCTCAATTGGATTATACCGTAGAATTGTGGCGAGATTTAATTAGAGACTTTTGGCAAGCACATATTAATAAACCGACGGTATTTGTGGGTAATTCCATTGGCGGACTATTAACCTTAATGATCTTGGCAAACTATCCTGAAATTAGCAAAGGCGGGGTATTAATTAATTGTGCAGGTGGGTTAAATCACCGTCCTGATGAGTTAAATTTTCCTCTCCGTTTCATTATGGGAACCTTTGCCAAATTAGTGAGTTCTCCTGTAACCGGAAAGTTTATTTTTAATACCATTCGTCAAAAACAACGCATTCGTCGCACTTTATATCAAGTTTACTGCGATCGCAATGCTGTCACCGATGAGTTAGTCGATATTCTCTATCAACCTTCTTGTGATCCTGGGGCCCAAAAAGTCTTTGCTTCCGTATTAACTGCCCCTCCCGGCCCTCATCCTAGGGAATTATTACCCCAAATAGAACAACCTTTATTAGTGTTATGGGGAACTGATGATCCTTGGACACCCATTACCGGGTCAAAAATGTATCAGGAACGAGCAGAAAACGTTCATCATACCGAGTTTTATCCTATTCCAAAGGCGGGCCATTGCCCTCATGATGAAAACCCCCATCAAGTCAACGAATTGATGTTAAATTGGTTAAATCGCCTGTAA